Within Nitrospira sp. MA-1, the genomic segment CTCGTGGATCGGATGATTGAGACCGAGGTGCCAGGCGATGGAGAGATGCCCGAGGAGGTTTTGAATGAAAAACGTTCCATTAATGCAGAAATGGAGGAATTGGCCAAGTACGTGGAAGTAATTACCAAAACCATTCGGGAAATGGAATCTCCTGTGACCTCCACCTCAGATCAACTGCCTCAAGCCACATCACATTTGTATGATCTTGCAAAAATGACGGAGGACGGAACGCATAAGGTTCTCAGCCTAACAGAGGAATTGGAACGGAACCGGGAGGGGATCCAACATCATTTGGAACAATTGCGTGCCAATGTGGCCGGGAGGGCCGTCAAGGATCTTGATGCAATTTTGGTCATGGTGAAGGCTGATGAAGGTAGATTGTTAAATATCCATGTAGCGTTGTCTTTCCAGGATCTCGTAGCCCAACGCGTGGCAAAGCTCGTGGCGATTTTAAATGAAATTCAACATAAATTATTAAAGTTGGTGGTAATTTTTGGAATTCAACAACAAAAAGGTGAGACCGGAGCATCGGGTGAGGGACGGGGGTATGAAATGCTGCGTCAGTTGGAATCCTCAAAAACTACGGCCCTTCAACAAGACCTGGTGGATAACATCATGTCTGAATACGGAATGTCCTAATTCCCTATACACGAACCTTCAAACCCGATGTCTCAGGGTGGGGGATGGGATGGAAGAGAAAAGTCTAGGAGCTGAGAACAGGTGATGGATGAATGACGAAATGAAAGAAATACTCAACGACTTTTTAGCGGAAAGCTCGGAAATGCTGGAAGCCCTTGACCAACATTTCGTAAAACTTGAAACGGAGCCTTCCAACAGCGAACTGCTTAACGAAATTTTCCGGTGTATGCACAGTATGAAAGGATCGGCCGGATTTTTGGGGTTTACCCATTTGGTTGAAGTGGCGCATCAAGCCGAGAGTTTGTTGAACAAACTGAGACAGGGGGAAATGTCGGTTTCTCCGTTCATTATCGACATTATTTTGGAAGCAGTGGATGCGGTGAAAATGCTCCAGTCTGATATTCGGGAGACCGGAGAAGATTCTCATGTCGAGACCTTTGGCATTGTGAATAAATTGGCGTTAACCATGGATAGCGCCGAGGATCTGATGCTGTCCGTCTCACCTCCCCATAAGGCCGAGAAGGACACAGTCACCTCAGCCCCTTCTCCACCTCCGGCAGAAACGATGCTTTCTCCTGTGGTAGTGCCTCCTGAAACCTCTTCCTGGTCTTCTTTGCGTGAAGCCCCGCAGCATGATGTACCCGCCGGGATTGAGGATGTGGCGGAATCAGCAGGAGCTTCTGACTGCCCAGTCGGGTTATCTGATGTATTAAATAAAATGAAAGAAGCCACGACTCGAACCGTTCAAGCCGCGAATGCTCCGGCCGGCAAGGCATCAGGTGGTAGAGAAGAGGACCAGACCGTTCGAGTCGAAACCAAACGCTTGGATCATGTTATGAATCTGGTGGGGGAGCTGGTTTTGAATCGTAATCGTCTTATTAAATTGGGGAATGGGCTGGAGGAGAAAGACGAGACCAGTCCTGCCCTCCGGGAATTAAACGTGACGTTGGCGCAACTGAATCTGGTGACCTCCGATTTGCAATTGGCGGTTATGAAAACACGGATGGTTCCTATTCGCAAGGTGTTTTCCCGATTCCCAAGATTGGTTCGGGATTTGGCCGGTAAGTTAGGTAAGCAAGTGCGTTTGGAATTACTGGGGGAAGATACTGAAGTCGACAAGTCCGTGGCGGACGAATTAAGTGATCCGTTGGTCCATTTGGTGAGGAATTCGATGGATCATGGCTTGGAAACTGCTGCGGACCGTAAGCAACACGGTAAAGGTTCCGAAGGCTATGTGCGACTGTCAGCCCAGCAGGAAGGGAACAGTATTGTTATTCGGGTGGAAGATAATGGTCGGGGGTTACAAGTTGAGAAAATCGCTGAAAAAGCTCTCGAAAAAGGCTTGGTGGCTCAAGCGGAATTGGAAGTCATGAGCCCTCGGGAAATCATGAATCTAATATTTCTTCCAGGGTTTAGTACGGCGGACCAGGTGAGTGATGTGTCCGGTCGTGGGGTGGGTATGGATGTGGTTCGTACCAATATCAGTCGCATGAATGGGAGTTTGGAGTTAGATTCTGATCCCGGTCAGGGGAGTCGCGTGACGATCAAGCTTCCACTGACCGTGGCCATTATTCAAGCACTAATGGTCGAGGTGGAATGTGCCACATTTGCCATCCCGCTGGCTTCCGTAGTTGAGGCCGTCAAAGTCACCAAGGATGAAATTAAAAGTATCAATGGACAGGCGGTATTGAATCTCCGAGAACGCATTCTTCCTCTCCTGGACCTTGGGGAAACCTTTCATATTCCCCGGGACCGGACTGGTGTTGAATGCTATGTCGTAGTTGTGAAGATTGGTGAACAACAGTTTGGAGTTGTGGTGAATCGTTTGCGGGCACAAGAGGAAGTCGTGATTAAGTCTTTGGGGGAATTTTTGGCCAACGTGAAGTGCGTGGCGGGGGCGACCATTACCGGAGATGGCAAAGTGGTCCTGATTTTGGATATGGCCGATTTAGTACGGGAAGTGCAGACTTCAACGTATACGGGTATGCGCTAATGTTTAAAACAGTGAAGCGTGAGGCCTAGGGTAAGTGAGTAGGGCTGACTAGACTGCCTGGGTCT encodes:
- a CDS encoding chemotaxis protein CheA; amino-acid sequence: MNDEMKEILNDFLAESSEMLEALDQHFVKLETEPSNSELLNEIFRCMHSMKGSAGFLGFTHLVEVAHQAESLLNKLRQGEMSVSPFIIDIILEAVDAVKMLQSDIRETGEDSHVETFGIVNKLALTMDSAEDLMLSVSPPHKAEKDTVTSAPSPPPAETMLSPVVVPPETSSWSSLREAPQHDVPAGIEDVAESAGASDCPVGLSDVLNKMKEATTRTVQAANAPAGKASGGREEDQTVRVETKRLDHVMNLVGELVLNRNRLIKLGNGLEEKDETSPALRELNVTLAQLNLVTSDLQLAVMKTRMVPIRKVFSRFPRLVRDLAGKLGKQVRLELLGEDTEVDKSVADELSDPLVHLVRNSMDHGLETAADRKQHGKGSEGYVRLSAQQEGNSIVIRVEDNGRGLQVEKIAEKALEKGLVAQAELEVMSPREIMNLIFLPGFSTADQVSDVSGRGVGMDVVRTNISRMNGSLELDSDPGQGSRVTIKLPLTVAIIQALMVEVECATFAIPLASVVEAVKVTKDEIKSINGQAVLNLRERILPLLDLGETFHIPRDRTGVECYVVVVKIGEQQFGVVVNRLRAQEEVVIKSLGEFLANVKCVAGATITGDGKVVLILDMADLVREVQTSTYTGMR
- a CDS encoding protein phosphatase CheZ, with the protein product MLVDRMIETEVPGDGEMPEEVLNEKRSINAEMEELAKYVEVITKTIREMESPVTSTSDQLPQATSHLYDLAKMTEDGTHKVLSLTEELERNREGIQHHLEQLRANVAGRAVKDLDAILVMVKADEGRLLNIHVALSFQDLVAQRVAKLVAILNEIQHKLLKLVVIFGIQQQKGETGASGEGRGYEMLRQLESSKTTALQQDLVDNIMSEYGMS